One stretch of Rathayibacter festucae DSM 15932 DNA includes these proteins:
- a CDS encoding aldehyde dehydrogenase family protein: protein MTPQTTTPQTTTARTTVQTLVDPSTGAAFDEVALADLASVDAAIERAAAAQRGWAALAPLDRARALRRFAAAVDGAIEELAQLETRNSGHPITQSRWEAGHVRDVLEYSSAAPERLLGAQIPVAGGLDVTVHEPLGVVGIITPWNFPMTIASWGFAPALAAGNAVVLKPAEWTPLTSLRLAELALASGLPEGLFQVLPGRGDVVGERFVTHPLVRKVVFTGSTRVGKRVMAGCADQVKRVTLELGGKSANIVFADSDLERAASTAPYGVFENAGQDCCARSRILVERRVLDRFLELLEPAVQGVVVGDPRDAATEMGPLVSAAHHERVAAFVPEGAPVAFRGSAPAGPGFWFPPTVLLPSSGDPVWREEVFGPVVSVLPFEDEADAIRLANDTDYGLSGSIWTRDLGRALRMSRAVEAGNLSVNSHSSVRYSTPFGGFKQSGLGRELGPDAALGFTETKNIFFAAD, encoded by the coding sequence ATGACCCCGCAGACGACGACCCCGCAGACGACCACCGCGCGGACGACCGTGCAGACCCTCGTCGACCCCTCGACGGGAGCCGCCTTCGACGAGGTCGCTCTCGCCGACCTCGCGAGCGTCGACGCCGCGATCGAGCGCGCGGCCGCGGCGCAGCGCGGCTGGGCGGCGCTGGCCCCGCTCGACCGGGCCCGCGCCCTCCGCCGATTCGCCGCCGCCGTCGACGGTGCGATCGAGGAGCTGGCGCAGCTCGAGACCCGGAACTCCGGTCACCCGATCACGCAATCGCGCTGGGAGGCGGGGCACGTCCGCGACGTCCTCGAGTACTCCTCCGCCGCTCCGGAGCGCCTGCTCGGCGCGCAGATCCCGGTCGCCGGCGGGCTGGACGTGACGGTGCACGAGCCGCTCGGCGTCGTCGGGATCATCACGCCGTGGAACTTCCCGATGACGATCGCCTCCTGGGGCTTCGCACCGGCGCTCGCCGCGGGCAACGCCGTCGTGCTGAAGCCGGCCGAGTGGACGCCGCTGACGAGCCTCCGCCTCGCCGAGCTGGCCCTCGCGTCCGGACTGCCGGAGGGCCTCTTCCAGGTGCTGCCCGGCCGGGGCGACGTCGTCGGCGAGCGCTTCGTGACCCATCCGCTGGTCCGCAAGGTCGTCTTCACCGGCTCGACGCGCGTCGGCAAGCGGGTGATGGCGGGCTGCGCCGACCAGGTGAAGCGGGTCACGCTCGAGCTCGGCGGCAAGAGCGCGAACATCGTCTTCGCCGACTCCGACCTGGAGCGCGCCGCGAGCACCGCCCCGTACGGCGTCTTCGAGAACGCCGGCCAGGACTGCTGTGCCCGCAGCCGGATCCTGGTCGAGCGGCGCGTCCTCGACCGCTTCCTCGAGCTGCTCGAGCCGGCCGTGCAGGGAGTCGTGGTCGGCGATCCGCGCGACGCGGCGACCGAGATGGGCCCGCTGGTCTCGGCCGCGCACCACGAGCGTGTCGCCGCCTTCGTCCCGGAGGGAGCACCCGTCGCGTTCCGCGGCTCGGCCCCCGCCGGCCCCGGCTTCTGGTTCCCGCCGACCGTGCTGCTGCCCTCGAGCGGCGACCCGGTCTGGCGCGAGGAGGTCTTCGGCCCGGTCGTCTCCGTCCTCCCCTTCGAGGACGAGGCCGACGCGATCCGGCTCGCCAACGACACCGACTACGGCCTCTCCGGCTCGATCTGGACCCGCGACCTCGGCCGCGCGCTGCGGATGTCACGGGCGGTCGAGGCCGGCAACCTGTCCGTCAACTCGCACTCCTCGGTCCGCTACTCGACCCCTTTCGGCGGCTTCAAGCAGTCCGGGCTCGGCCGCGAGCTCGGACCCGACGCGGCGCTCGGCTTCACCGAGACCAAGAACATCTTCTTCGCGGCCGACTGA
- a CDS encoding gamma-glutamyl-gamma-aminobutyrate hydrolase family protein: MSGSDLRTDSEQGPVAPRPIIGLTTYRERAVSGVWDVEASFLPANYIDSVTRAGGVALLLPPQPASAETARAVVERLDGLIVCGGKDIDPARYGQEAHPETDAPRPERDAWEDHLMTAALEADLPFLGICRGAQLLNVSLGGTLHQHLPDVVGDRRYQAGGGVFSHVDVAVEPESRLRGLLGEDAVVAQVYHHQAVDRVADGLEVAARTADGTIEALELPGRRFALGVQWHPEEDTADTRLFTGLVAAALAHRAGTGTAEGSSPSTPKDAHR; this comes from the coding sequence TTGAGCGGCTCTGACCTGCGGACGGACTCCGAGCAGGGTCCCGTCGCCCCGCGTCCGATCATCGGGCTCACCACCTACCGCGAGCGCGCCGTCTCGGGCGTCTGGGACGTCGAGGCGTCCTTCCTGCCCGCGAACTACATCGACTCGGTGACGCGGGCCGGCGGCGTCGCGCTGCTCCTGCCGCCGCAGCCCGCCTCGGCGGAGACCGCGCGTGCCGTCGTCGAGCGCCTCGACGGGCTGATCGTCTGCGGCGGCAAGGACATCGACCCCGCCCGCTACGGCCAGGAGGCGCACCCGGAGACCGACGCGCCCCGCCCCGAGCGCGACGCGTGGGAGGACCACCTGATGACCGCCGCGCTCGAGGCCGACCTGCCGTTCCTCGGCATCTGCCGCGGTGCGCAGCTGCTCAACGTCTCGCTGGGCGGCACCCTGCACCAGCACCTGCCCGACGTGGTCGGCGACCGCCGCTACCAGGCGGGCGGCGGCGTGTTCTCGCACGTCGACGTCGCGGTCGAGCCGGAGTCGCGCCTGCGCGGACTGCTCGGCGAGGACGCCGTGGTCGCGCAGGTCTACCACCACCAGGCGGTCGACCGGGTCGCCGACGGCCTCGAGGTCGCCGCGCGGACCGCCGACGGCACCATCGAGGCGCTCGAGCTGCCGGGGCGCCGCTTCGCGCTCGGCGTGCAGTGGCACCCGGAGGAGGACACCGCCGACACCCGCCTCTTCACCGGCCTGGTGGCCGCCGCGCTCGCGCACCGCGCGGGCACCGGCACGGCTGAAGGCTCCTCCCCCAGCACCCCGAAGGACGCACACCGATGA
- a CDS encoding FadR/GntR family transcriptional regulator — translation MSAGTGTDEADADGDGRPAAPAASAREAILRRLLRINAFEETVQRLMQTVSLGLVGPGERLPSERELAAQLGVGRDTLREAIASLADAGYLVVRRGRYGGTFVAEELPAAPIGRRGFDRAEIDDVVALREILEVGAARLAAGADLTAADREQLFQALADVEGASPEDYRRLDSRLHLTIAELAGVPSLLPLVAESRTRVNALLDDIPLLPRNIAHADEQHRALVTAILTGRAAEAARLMTEHVHASAALLRAFLT, via the coding sequence GTGAGCGCGGGCACCGGGACGGACGAGGCGGACGCCGACGGGGACGGCCGGCCGGCGGCTCCCGCGGCGAGCGCCAGGGAGGCGATCCTGCGGCGGCTGCTCCGGATCAACGCCTTCGAGGAGACGGTGCAGCGGCTGATGCAGACGGTGAGTCTCGGGCTCGTGGGGCCGGGCGAGCGGCTGCCCTCCGAGCGCGAGCTCGCCGCGCAGCTCGGCGTGGGGCGCGACACCCTGCGCGAGGCGATCGCGTCGCTCGCGGACGCGGGCTACCTGGTGGTGCGGCGCGGCCGGTACGGCGGGACCTTCGTGGCGGAGGAGCTGCCGGCGGCGCCGATCGGACGGCGCGGCTTCGACCGGGCCGAGATCGACGACGTGGTGGCGCTGCGCGAGATCCTCGAGGTGGGGGCCGCGCGGCTCGCGGCAGGCGCGGACCTGACCGCCGCCGACCGGGAGCAGCTGTTCCAAGCCCTCGCGGACGTCGAGGGCGCGAGTCCCGAGGACTATCGGCGGCTCGACTCCCGGCTGCACCTGACGATCGCGGAGCTGGCCGGCGTCCCGTCGCTCCTGCCGCTCGTGGCCGAGAGCCGGACGCGGGTGAACGCCCTGCTGGACGACATCCCGCTGCTGCCGCGGAACATCGCCCACGCGGACGAGCAGCACCGGGCGCTCGTGACGGCGATCCTCACCGGTCGGGCGGCGGAGGCGGCCCGGCTGATGACCGAGCACGTGCACGCCTCCGCGGCGCTGCTGCGAGCGTTCCTGACCTGA
- a CDS encoding glutamine synthetase family protein, giving the protein MLTLERLDTLIEAGEIDTVIVAFTDMQGRLVGKRISARLFQDDVAAHGAECCNYLLAVDVEMNTVAGYAISSWERGYGDMKMIPDLSTLRLAPWLPGTALVTADLTWLDDAPVGEAPRQILRAQLDRLAERGLEAFVATELEFIVFDDSYREAFAKGYRGLTPASDYNIDYALLASTRMEPLMRDIRVSMEGAGLYCEGIKGECNLGQQEIGFRYDAALVTCDNHSIYKSGAKEIADRHGKSLTFMAKFNEREGNSCHIHLSLRGTDGTPVFADAESEHGMSPLFRHYLAGQLAALREFTLFFAPNINSYKRYVDGSFAPTAVAWGLDNRTCALRVVGHGAGMRVENRVPGGDVNQYLAVAALVAAGLHGIENELELEDVCTGNAYGSGAPRVPTTLREAADLFESSALARAAFGDEVVDHYVNNARVELAAYDAAVTDWERVRGFERL; this is encoded by the coding sequence GTCGCCGCGCACGGCGCCGAGTGCTGCAACTACCTGCTCGCGGTGGACGTCGAGATGAACACCGTCGCGGGATACGCGATCTCGAGCTGGGAGCGCGGCTACGGCGACATGAAGATGATCCCGGACCTGTCGACGCTGCGTCTCGCGCCGTGGCTGCCGGGGACCGCGCTGGTCACGGCCGATCTCACCTGGCTCGACGACGCTCCGGTCGGCGAGGCGCCGCGGCAGATCCTCCGCGCGCAGCTGGACCGCCTGGCCGAGCGCGGCCTCGAGGCGTTCGTGGCCACCGAGCTCGAGTTCATCGTGTTCGACGACTCCTACCGCGAGGCCTTCGCGAAGGGCTACCGCGGCCTCACGCCCGCCAGCGACTACAACATCGACTACGCGCTGCTCGCCTCGACCCGGATGGAGCCGCTGATGCGGGACATCCGGGTGTCGATGGAGGGCGCCGGCCTGTACTGCGAGGGCATCAAGGGCGAGTGCAACCTCGGCCAGCAGGAGATCGGCTTCCGCTACGACGCCGCCCTCGTCACCTGCGACAACCACTCGATCTACAAGTCGGGGGCGAAGGAGATCGCCGACAGGCACGGCAAGAGCCTGACCTTCATGGCCAAGTTCAACGAGCGCGAGGGCAACTCCTGCCACATCCACCTCTCCCTCCGCGGTACCGACGGCACGCCCGTCTTCGCCGATGCGGAGAGCGAGCACGGGATGTCGCCGCTCTTCCGGCACTACCTGGCCGGCCAGCTCGCCGCGCTGCGCGAGTTCACCCTCTTCTTCGCGCCGAACATCAACTCCTACAAGCGCTACGTCGACGGGTCGTTCGCGCCGACCGCGGTCGCCTGGGGTCTCGACAACCGCACCTGCGCCCTGCGCGTCGTCGGCCACGGCGCCGGGATGCGCGTCGAGAACCGGGTTCCGGGAGGCGACGTCAACCAGTACCTGGCCGTCGCCGCGCTCGTCGCCGCCGGGCTGCACGGCATCGAGAACGAGCTGGAGCTCGAGGACGTCTGCACCGGCAATGCCTACGGCTCCGGAGCGCCGCGCGTCCCGACGACGCTGCGCGAGGCCGCCGATCTGTTCGAGTCCTCCGCCCTGGCCCGGGCCGCCTTCGGCGACGAGGTCGTCGACCACTACGTGAACAACGCCCGGGTGGAGCTCGCCGCCTACGACGCCGCCGTCACCGACTGGGAGAGGGTGCGCGGCTTTGAGCGGCTCTGA
- a CDS encoding plasmid pRiA4b ORF-3 family protein yields MGKKRNQGRSGNGRSGGSGGQGGGRTAETALMVRFRSWYRSHLADVAVLHEHLDVDEAVEVLTDLFAMTRDLRPRGSFAQPDAELLEAVFDQIEADLSGEESEADLDDTLFTVAEVVEHFLDFLTDEDLWTGTDEELDECQAVLDEVLDLAGSFVEAVLDDLLEVEEIPDAEMLSAARATALVHAADVVVEHLAGADGATISERAAREIVVEAGVASAGSSPSDDAVRIPVSAWWDALVASDVLDADGSTAGLGDAAPAWRSSEAREATVERIAYIARFIELWLVSAQEALAAADTENGAFSPRERAITTTDAVLARIAVACQAQIHEGLVVGELVDELAAELDVSLEDALDERERMVGAAERMLDDAAELGLLLHSPEFGYVLPEGLQPVLASVVRASIVLLGARDATRLEILDEATEDTDSAYALHVSLLGTKPVVWRRLELSSESSLRDLHLALQLSLGWTDAQPHYFSVGVPDEEQAPIGSPADAEELGSGLVDEGGVALAEVLESVGDELFYVYDLEDEWRHVIRLESVSPLSAALPRCTGARGAAPLDAPGGPAAWADTVRAATDPSSADHAEALDALGLAPEAAFDPASVDVDGINRSLGLLRAAV; encoded by the coding sequence ATGGGCAAGAAGCGCAATCAGGGACGATCCGGGAACGGGCGCTCCGGCGGCTCCGGCGGCCAGGGCGGCGGCCGCACGGCCGAGACCGCGCTGATGGTGCGGTTCCGCAGCTGGTACCGGTCGCACCTCGCCGACGTCGCCGTCCTGCACGAGCACCTCGACGTCGACGAGGCCGTGGAGGTCCTCACCGACCTCTTCGCCATGACCCGCGACCTGCGCCCGCGCGGCTCGTTCGCCCAGCCCGACGCCGAGCTCCTCGAGGCCGTCTTCGACCAGATCGAGGCCGACCTCTCCGGCGAGGAGAGCGAGGCCGACCTGGACGACACCCTCTTCACCGTCGCCGAGGTCGTCGAGCACTTCCTCGACTTCCTCACCGACGAGGACCTCTGGACCGGCACCGACGAGGAGCTCGACGAGTGCCAGGCCGTGCTCGACGAGGTCCTCGACCTCGCCGGCTCCTTCGTCGAGGCCGTCCTCGACGACCTGCTCGAGGTCGAGGAGATCCCGGACGCCGAGATGCTCTCCGCCGCCCGCGCCACCGCCCTCGTGCACGCCGCCGACGTCGTCGTCGAGCACCTCGCCGGCGCCGACGGAGCGACGATCTCCGAGCGCGCCGCCCGCGAGATCGTGGTCGAGGCCGGCGTCGCCTCCGCCGGCTCGTCGCCGAGCGACGACGCCGTCCGCATCCCGGTCTCCGCCTGGTGGGACGCGCTGGTCGCCTCCGACGTGCTCGACGCCGACGGCTCCACCGCGGGCCTCGGTGACGCCGCGCCGGCCTGGCGCAGCTCCGAGGCGCGCGAGGCCACGGTCGAGCGCATCGCCTACATCGCCCGCTTCATCGAGCTCTGGCTCGTCAGTGCGCAGGAGGCGCTCGCCGCCGCCGACACCGAGAACGGCGCGTTCTCGCCGCGCGAGCGCGCGATCACCACCACCGACGCCGTCCTGGCCCGGATCGCGGTCGCCTGCCAGGCGCAGATCCACGAGGGCCTCGTCGTCGGCGAGCTGGTCGACGAGCTCGCCGCCGAGCTCGACGTCTCGCTCGAGGACGCCCTGGACGAGCGCGAGCGGATGGTCGGCGCGGCCGAGCGGATGCTCGACGACGCCGCCGAGCTCGGACTGCTGCTGCACTCGCCCGAGTTCGGCTACGTGCTCCCCGAGGGCCTGCAGCCGGTCCTCGCCTCGGTCGTCCGCGCGAGCATCGTGCTGCTCGGCGCCCGCGACGCCACCCGCCTCGAGATCCTCGACGAGGCGACGGAGGACACCGACTCCGCCTACGCCCTGCACGTGTCGCTGCTCGGCACCAAGCCGGTCGTCTGGCGCCGGCTCGAGCTGTCCTCGGAGTCGTCGCTGCGCGATCTGCACCTCGCCCTGCAGCTCTCGCTCGGCTGGACCGACGCGCAGCCGCACTACTTCAGCGTCGGCGTGCCCGACGAGGAGCAGGCGCCGATCGGCTCGCCGGCCGACGCGGAGGAGCTCGGCTCCGGCCTCGTCGACGAGGGCGGTGTCGCGCTCGCCGAGGTGCTCGAGAGCGTCGGCGACGAGCTGTTCTACGTCTACGACCTCGAGGACGAGTGGCGCCACGTCATCCGCCTCGAGTCGGTGTCGCCGCTCAGCGCAGCCCTGCCGCGCTGCACCGGCGCGCGCGGAGCCGCTCCGCTCGACGCGCCCGGCGGCCCGGCCGCCTGGGCCGACACGGTCCGCGCCGCGACGGACCCGTCGTCCGCCGACCACGCGGAGGCACTCGACGCCCTCGGGCTCGCCCCGGAGGCGGCGTTCGACCCCGCGAGCGTCGACGTCGACGGCATCAACCGCTCGCTCGGCCTGCTCCGCGCGGCGGTCTGA
- a CDS encoding alpha/beta fold hydrolase gives MTPIAFPSPVSVVADDGTRIATYALGDEGAPTVLAVHGFASNAVLNWETAGWLRTLSRAGYRVVALDQRGHGASEKPHRAGAYGVELMVADLVRVIETYDLIAPHYLGYSLGARMGWVLGLEHPELLATLSLGGLTVGEPLRHFDAAAARARVADGGEIDDRFTRAFIGMAEGVAGNDLAALVAVADGVRGGAHPELGAHPELPTLMVTGGADPIAPGGARLAEEAGARFVSVPGRDHTSTVPARAFKDAVLAFLAEHA, from the coding sequence GTGACGCCGATCGCCTTCCCCTCGCCCGTGTCCGTGGTCGCCGATGACGGGACGCGGATCGCGACGTACGCGCTCGGCGACGAGGGGGCGCCGACCGTGCTGGCGGTGCACGGGTTCGCGTCGAACGCGGTGCTGAACTGGGAGACGGCGGGCTGGCTGCGGACCCTCAGCCGCGCCGGATACCGGGTCGTCGCGCTCGATCAGCGCGGGCACGGCGCCAGCGAGAAGCCGCACCGGGCCGGCGCCTACGGGGTCGAGCTGATGGTCGCCGACCTCGTGCGGGTCATCGAGACCTACGACCTGATCGCTCCGCACTACCTGGGCTACTCGCTCGGCGCGCGGATGGGCTGGGTGCTCGGGCTGGAGCATCCGGAGCTGCTGGCGACGCTCAGCCTCGGCGGGCTCACGGTGGGCGAGCCGCTGCGGCACTTCGATGCGGCGGCGGCGCGTGCGCGGGTGGCCGACGGCGGCGAGATCGACGACCGGTTCACCCGCGCGTTCATCGGCATGGCGGAGGGCGTCGCCGGGAACGACCTGGCCGCCCTGGTGGCCGTGGCCGACGGGGTGCGCGGCGGGGCGCATCCGGAGCTCGGCGCGCACCCGGAGCTGCCGACGCTGATGGTGACGGGCGGGGCCGACCCGATCGCGCCCGGCGGGGCGCGGCTGGCGGAGGAGGCGGGCGCGCGCTTCGTCAGCGTCCCGGGCCGCGATCACACGAGCACCGTGCCGGCGCGGGCGTTCAAGGACGCGGTGCTGGCGTTCCTGGCGGAGCACGCCTGA
- a CDS encoding DUF4190 domain-containing protein — protein MSNAETTPTAATPTAATTSTRTTAADEQPTEVYGSTAVLTDPAPESRQQQSEQQDPPFERPVAQHPAPYGVPPVSAAPAPSTPFSLTSLILGVTSVFFGLTVIAPVAGLVFGILGLRREPTGRTLAIWGIVLNAVMISLVVLFVVALLFLGLLVPFVAIATGTDVN, from the coding sequence ATGTCGAACGCCGAGACCACCCCGACCGCCGCCACCCCGACCGCCGCCACCACGTCCACCCGCACCACCGCCGCCGACGAGCAGCCCACCGAGGTCTACGGCTCGACCGCCGTCCTCACCGACCCGGCCCCGGAGTCGCGGCAGCAGCAGTCCGAGCAGCAGGACCCGCCGTTCGAGCGGCCCGTCGCGCAGCACCCGGCCCCCTACGGCGTCCCGCCCGTCTCCGCCGCCCCGGCCCCGTCCACCCCGTTCTCGCTGACCAGCCTCATCCTCGGCGTCACCTCCGTCTTCTTCGGCCTCACCGTCATCGCCCCCGTCGCCGGCCTCGTCTTCGGCATCCTGGGCCTCCGTCGCGAGCCGACCGGCCGCACGCTCGCGATCTGGGGCATCGTCCTCAACGCGGTGATGATCAGCCTCGTCGTGCTCTTCGTCGTCGCCCTGCTCTTCCTCGGCCTGCTCGTGCCGTTCGTCGCGATCGCGACCGGCACCGACGTCAACTGA
- a CDS encoding DUF4259 domain-containing protein, which translates to MGAWSGEPFGNDTASDWVYELDEAGDWQYVREALDAAVSPTQVDADAATLAIAAAEVVARGLGREGGPHAETIAHFVQRAGRPDDELVALALAALAAADSPGSELTELWEEADPEEWREANDAVRSVLEEA; encoded by the coding sequence ATGGGTGCATGGAGTGGAGAGCCGTTCGGCAACGACACGGCGAGCGACTGGGTCTACGAGCTCGACGAGGCCGGCGACTGGCAATACGTCCGCGAGGCGCTGGACGCCGCGGTCTCGCCGACGCAGGTGGACGCGGATGCGGCGACCCTCGCGATCGCGGCCGCCGAGGTGGTCGCACGCGGACTCGGCCGGGAGGGCGGTCCGCACGCCGAGACGATCGCGCACTTCGTGCAGCGCGCCGGGCGACCCGACGACGAGCTCGTCGCACTGGCCCTCGCCGCGCTGGCCGCCGCCGACTCGCCCGGCAGCGAACTCACCGAGCTCTGGGAGGAGGCCGACCCGGAGGAGTGGCGGGAGGCCAACGACGCGGTGCGGAGCGTGCTCGAGGAGGCCTGA
- a CDS encoding DUF4870 domain-containing protein: MDDDETLRRRRDGRGARAVWLAGLSAIAGFVILSPLISVTATVLAWGARRRGGTLSDRNGVVAVNWQLTYLALQLMLVPLHLALVSVRDTWGGGWPTLTIAAILGLFVLNLVLCVVLGIRSGRGRSVRLVIAVPFVRSSRPVR, from the coding sequence ATGGACGACGACGAGACGCTGCGCCGTCGCCGCGACGGCCGCGGGGCCCGCGCGGTCTGGCTCGCCGGACTGTCGGCGATCGCAGGCTTCGTGATCCTCTCCCCGCTGATCTCGGTGACGGCGACGGTGCTGGCCTGGGGTGCCCGGCGTCGCGGCGGCACTCTGAGCGACCGCAACGGCGTCGTCGCCGTGAACTGGCAGCTGACCTACCTCGCGCTCCAGCTGATGCTCGTGCCGCTGCACCTCGCGCTCGTCTCGGTCCGCGACACCTGGGGCGGCGGCTGGCCCACCCTCACCATCGCGGCCATCCTCGGCCTCTTCGTGCTGAACCTCGTCCTCTGCGTCGTGCTCGGCATCCGCTCGGGACGGGGCCGCAGCGTCCGCCTCGTCATCGCGGTGCCGTTCGTCCGCTCCTCCCGGCCGGTGCGCTGA
- a CDS encoding NAD(P)H-quinone oxidoreductase, protein MLAIRVENPGPDSRLVLEETATPSPGPGEVLLRVAAAGVNRADLGQRAGVYPPPAGASEILGMEVSGTVVGLGEGVTTVAHGDEVCALLSGGGYAEHVVVDAGLLLPVPEGVDLISAAALPETTATVWSNLVLVAGLRAGETVLIHGGGSGIGTTAIQIASAIGARVAVTAGSPRKLDACRALGADILIDYREQDFVERIAAETDGGVDVILDPVGGDYLARDVEALALGGRVVFIGNQSGAQGSLDIGTLMRKRAAVHATTLRARPLEERRAIVAAVRESVWPLVADGTVRPVVDEVIPLVEAERAHERMTASGHIGKLLLTP, encoded by the coding sequence ATGCTTGCGATCCGCGTCGAGAACCCCGGCCCCGACTCCCGCCTCGTGCTCGAGGAGACCGCCACCCCCTCCCCCGGACCCGGTGAGGTGCTGCTCCGCGTGGCCGCCGCGGGCGTGAACCGCGCCGACCTCGGGCAGCGCGCGGGCGTCTACCCGCCGCCGGCCGGAGCGTCGGAGATCCTCGGCATGGAGGTGTCCGGAACGGTCGTCGGCCTCGGCGAGGGCGTCACGACGGTCGCACACGGCGACGAGGTCTGCGCGCTGCTCTCCGGCGGCGGCTACGCGGAGCACGTCGTCGTCGACGCGGGGCTGCTGCTGCCGGTGCCGGAGGGCGTCGACCTGATCTCGGCCGCCGCGCTGCCCGAGACGACCGCGACCGTCTGGTCGAACCTGGTCCTGGTCGCGGGGCTCCGCGCCGGCGAGACCGTGCTGATCCACGGCGGCGGCAGCGGGATCGGCACCACCGCGATCCAGATCGCCTCGGCCATCGGCGCCCGGGTCGCCGTGACGGCCGGCAGCCCGCGGAAGCTCGACGCCTGCCGGGCGCTCGGCGCGGACATCCTGATCGACTACCGCGAGCAGGACTTCGTCGAGCGGATCGCCGCTGAGACGGACGGCGGGGTCGACGTGATCCTGGATCCGGTCGGTGGCGACTACCTCGCCCGCGATGTCGAGGCGCTCGCGCTCGGCGGCCGCGTCGTCTTCATCGGCAACCAGTCCGGCGCGCAGGGCTCCCTCGACATCGGGACGCTGATGCGCAAGCGCGCGGCGGTGCACGCCACGACGCTGCGTGCCCGGCCGCTGGAGGAGCGGCGCGCGATCGTCGCCGCGGTGCGCGAGAGCGTCTGGCCGCTCGTCGCGGACGGGACGGTGCGACCGGTCGTCGACGAGGTGATCCCGCTGGTCGAGGCCGAGCGGGCGCACGAGCGGATGACCGCCTCGGGGCACATCGGCAAGCTGCTGCTCACCCCGTGA
- a CDS encoding 3-oxoacyl-ACP reductase — translation MALPPLDTTPIDLTQRLAGKVAVVTGGASGIGLATATRFAREGARVVIADVDVARGTEVAEALGGMFVRVDVTSEAEVDALFQAAVDAYGSVDIAFNNAGISPPDDDSIETTELPAWERVQDVNLKSVYLCCRAALRHMTKQGRGSIINTASFVAVLGSATSQISYTASKGGVLAMSRELGVQFARQGIRVNALCPGPVNTPLLQELFAADPVRAQRRLVHIPVGRFAEPEELAAAVAFLASDDASFITGSTFLVDGGISSAYVTPE, via the coding sequence ATGGCTCTCCCTCCCCTCGACACCACCCCGATCGACCTCACGCAGCGCCTCGCCGGCAAGGTCGCCGTCGTCACCGGCGGCGCCAGCGGGATCGGCCTCGCCACCGCGACGCGCTTCGCCCGCGAGGGGGCGCGCGTGGTGATCGCCGACGTCGACGTCGCGCGCGGCACCGAGGTCGCGGAGGCGCTCGGCGGGATGTTCGTCCGGGTCGACGTCACCAGCGAGGCGGAGGTCGACGCGCTCTTCCAGGCCGCGGTCGACGCCTACGGCTCGGTGGACATCGCCTTCAACAACGCGGGCATCTCGCCGCCCGACGACGACTCGATCGAGACGACCGAGCTGCCGGCCTGGGAGCGCGTGCAGGACGTCAACCTCAAGTCGGTCTACCTCTGCTGCCGTGCCGCACTCCGGCACATGACGAAGCAGGGCCGTGGATCGATCATCAACACGGCCTCGTTCGTGGCGGTGCTCGGCTCGGCGACCTCGCAGATCAGCTACACCGCATCGAAGGGAGGTGTGCTCGCGATGAGCCGCGAGCTGGGCGTGCAGTTCGCGCGCCAGGGCATCCGGGTGAACGCGCTCTGCCCGGGTCCGGTGAACACCCCGCTGCTGCAGGAGCTGTTCGCGGCGGACCCGGTGCGGGCTCAGCGCCGGCTCGTGCACATCCCGGTGGGGCGTTTCGCCGAGCCGGAGGAGCTCGCCGCTGCGGTCGCGTTCCTCGCCAGCGACGACGCGTCCTTCATCACCGGGTCGACGTTCCTCGTCGACGGCGGCATCTCCTCCGCCTACGTGACCCCGGAGTGA